The following are encoded together in the Simkaniaceae bacterium genome:
- a CDS encoding ATP-binding protein encodes MKITKEELISIIAQFNPWWRGEKIPDLPRWNRGAFSELMRWIKKPPAQRAVLLSGARQVGKTTLLLQAIQSLLDSGVPAGSILYATFDHPICRLAGLDAVLEAWRELEPKGSGPEYLFLDEAQFIKDIGIWVKHRVDFTKSQRIVFTGSATPLIQKDQESGVGRWHSIQISTLSFYEYLQIKNVELPQIHEIESLASLLNLSPSEHYKIVQSCSYLIGHFHEYLIRGGFPQAALVNSVTQAQRLLREDIVDKVLKRDMTALFGVRRILELEQMFIFLCMQDGGMQDTQTISKDLGIAKQTVQNFVDLFESTHLVYRLLPFGYGKEVLRGKNKLYLSDPAIAPAVLIKGKTILENPIALSQCVETAVIGHLWSHCRINQARFSYWRSPKEAKEVDLVIELDGAILPLEIKYQAQSVQARDVPGLIELVRKKELITRGYIATKTPSDLGLIPVDFQENKPIMKIPACLLCFYLGQAEFHQRNILNG; translated from the coding sequence ATGAAAATCACTAAGGAAGAACTCATCTCAATTATTGCGCAATTTAACCCTTGGTGGCGGGGGGAGAAAATACCGGATCTTCCCCGATGGAATCGCGGCGCTTTTTCCGAGCTCATGCGATGGATCAAAAAGCCACCGGCACAGAGAGCCGTACTGCTTTCTGGAGCTCGTCAGGTAGGGAAAACCACTCTATTACTACAAGCTATCCAGAGTCTTCTTGACTCCGGGGTTCCGGCAGGTAGTATTCTTTACGCCACATTCGATCACCCAATTTGTAGGTTAGCGGGACTTGATGCCGTGCTGGAAGCTTGGCGAGAGCTGGAACCCAAAGGTAGTGGCCCGGAATATCTATTTTTAGATGAAGCTCAATTTATTAAAGACATTGGTATATGGGTCAAACATCGAGTGGACTTTACTAAATCACAACGAATTGTATTTACAGGCTCTGCTACTCCGCTAATACAGAAGGATCAAGAATCGGGGGTGGGCCGATGGCATAGTATTCAGATCTCAACCCTCTCTTTCTACGAGTACCTACAGATTAAAAACGTAGAACTTCCTCAAATTCACGAAATTGAATCACTAGCCTCGCTACTCAATCTTAGTCCTAGTGAACACTATAAGATTGTCCAAAGCTGTTCGTATTTAATAGGACATTTTCATGAATATCTTATCCGTGGAGGATTTCCTCAGGCAGCACTTGTTAACAGCGTCACACAAGCCCAAAGACTACTAAGGGAAGACATTGTTGACAAAGTCCTTAAGCGAGACATGACCGCTCTCTTTGGCGTTCGTAGAATTCTTGAACTTGAACAGATGTTCATCTTTCTTTGTATGCAGGATGGGGGGATGCAGGATACGCAAACAATCTCTAAAGATCTTGGCATTGCAAAGCAAACAGTTCAAAACTTTGTCGATCTTTTCGAGTCAACACACCTCGTTTATAGACTCCTCCCATTTGGCTATGGCAAAGAAGTTCTTCGAGGGAAAAATAAACTTTATCTAAGTGATCCTGCCATAGCGCCCGCTGTATTAATCAAAGGCAAGACAATCCTCGAAAACCCCATTGCACTGAGTCAATGTGTAGAAACAGCGGTGATTGGCCATCTATGGTCCCATTGTCGAATCAATCAAGCACGCTTTAGCTATTGGCGCAGTCCAAAGGAGGCGAAAGAGGTAGACTTGGTTATAGAATTAGATGGCGCCATATTGCCATTAGAAATTAAGTACCAAGCACAGAGTGTTCAAGCTAGGGATGTCCCGGGACTTATTGAATTAGTTAGGAAAAAAGAACTAATCACTCGAGGCTACATAGCCACCAAAACACCGAGTGATCTCGGCCTTATACCGGTAGATTTTCAAGAAAATAAACCCATCATGAAAATCCCGGCGTGTCTGCTTTGTTTCTACCTGGGACAAGCTGAATTTCACCAAAGAAATATCTTGAATGGTTGA
- a CDS encoding alpha/beta hydrolase, which translates to MDPQEVRNGINQRIMSIEAPIPTVFSVADHTLTREGRNTPIRIYTPTEGDRFPIILLIHGGAWVAGNLDTHDNLARYLSSEAKAVVVSVGYLNAPEGKFPLPLEQCYDTLIWMTKHGPEIFADTSKLAIVGDSAGGNMAAALCLMNRDRGGPNIDLQVLINPAPDLTCHGTILRQKDSLDMLRWQATQYLSDPNDANNPYASPLIASDLSNLPPAVIILAEQDALRDAGQKYADRLQAAGIPTYVYCQQGVNHLAGHGAKAFGYARESLNVAVAQIRKTLKKSPSINRGNCSK; encoded by the coding sequence ATGGATCCACAAGAAGTGCGCAATGGAATCAATCAGCGCATCATGAGCATCGAAGCTCCAATACCTACTGTTTTTTCCGTTGCAGACCATACCTTGACTCGAGAGGGCCGAAATACACCCATTCGCATTTATACTCCAACTGAAGGGGATCGCTTTCCGATTATCCTACTGATTCATGGAGGTGCTTGGGTAGCGGGAAATCTTGATACGCATGACAACCTAGCTCGATACCTATCTTCCGAAGCAAAAGCAGTTGTTGTTTCAGTTGGATATCTAAATGCCCCTGAAGGAAAATTCCCATTACCCCTTGAACAATGTTATGACACTTTAATATGGATGACCAAACATGGCCCTGAGATTTTTGCCGACACGAGCAAACTTGCAATCGTAGGAGACAGCGCCGGAGGGAATATGGCGGCGGCCCTTTGCCTTATGAATCGAGATCGAGGCGGACCAAACATAGACTTACAAGTACTCATTAATCCGGCTCCCGATTTAACTTGTCATGGAACAATCCTAAGACAAAAGGACTCATTGGATATGCTCCGATGGCAAGCCACTCAATATTTATCAGACCCAAATGATGCAAATAACCCCTATGCATCCCCTTTAATAGCAAGCGATTTAAGCAACCTACCGCCGGCTGTCATCATCTTAGCAGAACAAGACGCTCTCCGAGACGCCGGCCAAAAATATGCAGATCGATTGCAAGCAGCAGGTATACCCACCTATGTTTATTGCCAACAAGGAGTCAATCATTTGGCAGGCCATGGAGCGAAGGCTTTCGGTTACGCACGTGAATCATTGAATGTTGCAGTAGCGCAAATCCGCAAAACATTAAAAAAATCCCCTTCCATAAATAGAGGCAATTGTTCAAAATAG
- a CDS encoding alkylphosphonate utilization protein, giving the protein MKGIPPCIKCGSDFTYEDGNLYICPECGYEWIPDSEIEKTSDEKVVKDAVGNILQDGDSVTIIKDIKVKGSSSVIKVGVKVKSIRIVDEVDGHNIEAKVPGFGPMMLKSEVVKKSG; this is encoded by the coding sequence ATGAAAGGTATTCCCCCCTGTATCAAGTGTGGATCTGATTTTACGTATGAAGATGGTAATCTATATATCTGTCCTGAATGCGGATATGAATGGATTCCCGATTCTGAAATTGAGAAGACAAGCGATGAGAAAGTCGTTAAGGATGCTGTCGGGAATATTCTCCAAGATGGGGATAGCGTGACTATTATCAAAGATATCAAAGTCAAAGGATCCTCTTCTGTAATCAAAGTTGGAGTTAAAGTGAAAAGCATCCGTATTGTGGATGAAGTGGATGGGCACAATATTGAAGCTAAAGTTCCCGGATTCGGTCCAATGATGCTAAAATCAGAAGTTGTTAAAAAATCCGGTTAA
- a CDS encoding CPBP family intramembrane metalloprotease, with product MKIKSILVFFALLFSNLVPFFADEPPSMVPGNLKDTLSIQDPVLFSEQYQNPLNQPSDYSSLGKKEKNAYIAVGLSLFPGLGHVYLDDYKTAAGLAGTFSLGLGLNLSHLGDQSLDITVAMDTWFYGIYASYRDTHLYNGEKNYRYQMPTDSFTDLCFAPLSPVILNKPEVWGGVLGALAAGILLHKLAYPDDAHVSCSLSATYPLSAFPVGIGEEAFFRGYVQSALIEHSNPAMGIASSSILFGLAHWDNAKALPKEYRWRYHAFSVPFISLFGSYFGWLAYKNNSLKESVAVHVWYDFWLFLGSYLASQANINTPPARFAITIPF from the coding sequence ATGAAGATAAAATCCATACTCGTTTTTTTTGCATTATTGTTCTCGAATTTAGTGCCATTTTTTGCAGATGAACCCCCTTCTATGGTTCCCGGCAACTTAAAAGACACTCTTTCAATCCAAGATCCTGTTTTATTTTCAGAACAATATCAAAACCCCCTTAATCAACCCTCTGACTATTCTTCTTTAGGAAAAAAGGAGAAGAATGCTTATATAGCCGTTGGTCTTTCGCTTTTCCCCGGCCTTGGACATGTCTATTTAGATGATTATAAAACAGCAGCGGGGCTTGCAGGAACATTTAGTCTGGGATTAGGACTCAATCTCAGCCATTTGGGAGATCAGAGTCTAGATATAACTGTTGCGATGGACACGTGGTTCTATGGAATCTATGCCTCCTATCGCGATACACACCTCTATAATGGAGAAAAAAACTACCGCTATCAGATGCCAACAGATAGCTTTACCGATTTGTGTTTTGCCCCACTTAGTCCGGTTATTTTAAATAAACCTGAAGTATGGGGTGGTGTTTTGGGTGCTCTTGCTGCCGGAATTCTCCTGCACAAGCTTGCTTATCCCGATGACGCACATGTTAGTTGTAGTCTCAGCGCAACATATCCCTTATCAGCATTTCCCGTTGGAATCGGAGAAGAAGCCTTTTTTAGAGGCTATGTGCAATCCGCTTTGATTGAGCATTCCAATCCGGCGATGGGGATTGCCTCTTCTTCAATCTTATTTGGCTTAGCCCACTGGGACAATGCTAAAGCCCTTCCGAAGGAATATCGTTGGCGCTATCACGCCTTTTCAGTCCCTTTTATTTCTCTTTTCGGATCTTATTTTGGTTGGCTTGCTTACAAAAATAACTCACTTAAAGAAAGCGTTGCCGTCCACGTCTGGTACGACTTTTGGCTTTTTTTGGGAAGCTACTTAGCATCTCAGGCAAACATTAATACTCCACCTGCTCGCTTTGCTATTACAATTCCATTTTAA
- a CDS encoding aldo/keto reductase: MEYIEIPHLKHNVSRIGLGTWAIGGWMWGGAEEKESIATICHALDLGLNLIDTAPVYGFGIAEEVIGKALKSYGQRDRIILATKVGLSWKDRKIYRDARKEIIIKELEDSLKRLGSDYIDLYQLHWPDPLVPISETAEALKKLLDQGKIRAIGVSNFSTHQMEEFQKYAPLHSLQSPFNLFERKIEHEELAYCIQSGIATLGYGSLCRGLLSGSMDQNHHFEGDDLRKIDPKFQLPRFASYLKATHKLKEWAKNKYDKPLLALAIRWALDMGISVALWGARHPDQLNTLDSIWGWELTENDFIEIDEILQETIPSPIGPEFMNPPSSDKVLK, encoded by the coding sequence ATGGAATATATTGAAATCCCTCACTTAAAGCATAACGTATCGCGCATTGGTTTAGGAACATGGGCTATTGGTGGCTGGATGTGGGGCGGCGCCGAAGAAAAAGAATCCATTGCAACGATTTGTCATGCACTTGATCTCGGTCTTAATCTTATTGACACAGCTCCCGTATATGGCTTTGGCATAGCAGAAGAAGTTATTGGTAAAGCGCTTAAAAGTTATGGTCAGCGCGACAGGATCATTTTAGCTACTAAAGTCGGTTTGAGCTGGAAGGATCGAAAAATTTATCGCGATGCCCGTAAAGAAATCATCATTAAAGAACTTGAAGACTCACTCAAACGACTTGGTAGCGATTATATCGATCTTTACCAACTCCATTGGCCTGATCCTCTAGTGCCCATTTCTGAAACGGCAGAAGCTTTAAAAAAACTTCTCGATCAAGGGAAAATTCGCGCTATTGGTGTGAGCAATTTCTCAACGCATCAAATGGAAGAATTTCAAAAATACGCTCCTCTACATTCCCTGCAATCGCCTTTCAACCTCTTTGAGAGGAAGATTGAGCATGAAGAACTCGCCTATTGTATTCAATCGGGGATTGCAACACTCGGTTATGGATCTTTATGCCGCGGACTTTTAAGCGGCTCAATGGATCAAAACCATCATTTTGAAGGCGATGACTTGCGTAAAATCGATCCCAAATTTCAACTTCCCCGCTTTGCATCCTATTTGAAAGCTACCCATAAACTCAAAGAATGGGCAAAAAATAAATACGATAAACCTCTTCTTGCCCTTGCCATTCGTTGGGCACTGGATATGGGCATTAGCGTTGCTCTTTGGGGTGCACGCCATCCGGATCAACTCAATACATTGGATAGCATCTGGGGATGGGAACTCACTGAGAACGATTTCATTGAAATCGATGAAATCTTGCAAGAAACAATTCCCTCACCTATCGGACCGGAATTTATGAATCCGCCGAGTAGCGATAAAGTTTTAAAATAA